A window of Xyrauchen texanus isolate HMW12.3.18 chromosome 10, RBS_HiC_50CHRs, whole genome shotgun sequence contains these coding sequences:
- the LOC127650261 gene encoding structural maintenance of chromosomes protein 5-like — MERFCLEGYGQRFAYWTEEASQLLQGTLEPVFRVSKFTTTNLLPSRRVVVEENADKVQQPAIVKDLHAAWHWVHNHRDLFHGDVREPAFLQMNRDEQQNALRKVLGGEFSNTKDEFLFIFQCQEYMEVFLSYCVDEQGLKVNAMFQ; from the exons ATGGAGAGGTTTTGCCTAGAAGG TTATGGACAGAGATTTGCATACTGGACAGAAGAAGCATCCCAACTCCTTCAGGGAACCCTTGAGCCTGTCTTTAGGGTGTCCAAATTCACCACCACAAACCTGTTGCCCAGCAGAAGAGTTGTGGTTGAAGAGAACGCTGATAAG GTGCAACAGCCGGCCATTGTAAAAGACCTTCATGCAGCTTGGCACTGGGTTCACAATCACAGAGACTTATTCCATGGGGATGTGAGAGAGCCTGCATTTCTGCAAATGAACAGGGATGAACAACAAAATGCCCTCAGGAAGGTCCTCGGGGGTGAATTCTCCAATACAAAGGAtgaatttttgtttatatttcagtgtCAAGAGTACATGGAAGTATTTTTGTCATACTGTGTTGATGAACAAGGCTTGAAGGTCAATGCCATGTtccagtga